AATTCAGCCGCAACAGTCTAATGAACCTGTATTTAGACGAGCCAGAAGAAGTATGGACATCAGAGCTAGATAACATTGATATCGCCATATTTTCAGCCGGGCAGTGGTTTTTTCGACCATTTATGTACTACGAAAAGGGTGAGCTTATTGGTTGTCATTTCTGCAATCAACCAAACATTACAGAAATCAGTCTTTACGACGCGTACCAGAGGGCATACAACACAACCTTCACCACCCTGCTAAACCACCAGAACTACACAGGATTAACATTTTTAAGAACATTTTCACCACAACATTTTGAGAACGGTGAGTATAACAACGGAGGGAATTGTGTGAGAACGAGACCCTTCACGAAGCAGGAAATGAGGTTGGACGGTTACAAGTTAATGATGTATTCTACTCAAGTGAACGCGTTCAAAGAAGCACAAAAAGAAGCCGAACAAAAGGGGTTGAAACTTAGATTGATGGACACCAGTAATGCAATGATATTGAGGGCAGACGGACACCCGAACCATTTCGGACATCCAGCGAGTGATAAGAAAAGTTTTGCAGACTGTGTGCATTGGTGCATGCCGGGCCCTGTGGACACGTGGAACGAGTTCTTGCTCGAAATGTTAAAGATGGAAGGAGAAGGTTTTATAGAGAAAACATATCAGAGGAACACCACAAAGCTGAACCTCAGATGAATTTTGTATAACTTTGATTCAAAGATGTAATTACACTATCTTTAGAATTTGTATCTAGTCCATAAATGTTTAAGCAAGATTTCAAGAGTGATTATAGTAAGTATTATTTACAAATACACTTGCAATGAATGtacaaaattaccaaaatagtCGTTGTTGACCAAAATATTTCCAATGTAGTCGTCTGGCAAAAAGTGTAGGCTTAACCATTCAGCCGTCTCGAAAAAAGTGTCGTCTAAGCCATTCATCCGCTCGGAAAAGGTGTAGCTAATGTGGTAACTTCTGATCGGTGGAAATTAAGCCGATTACTTTCGAAAAGTCTAAAAAGGATGTCTATATTGGATCAACAATGactatttttttgtaattatccCCCAAAATATTCCTCCCAATGTAATGTCTTCATCTAAACTGTTACAGTTGTACAATATTAACATGTATTTGACAATTCATAAAGGAGATTGGGCGTAGATGAAAAGTGAAAACTCATGTGAAATTAAGATTATGAAAACATCCACTCAATTGTAGGTTTTTGTCTGTTTTCTTGTGTGAGCTGTGTTATGTGGCCTGGGCCTACCATTACGACAATCATTCTTCTTAAACATTCAAACACGTTACAGCGAAAAAGCAAAGCAGTTGAGAAACATGTCGGTCAGGTAGATATTTTCTCCAAATAATTGACTTATCAAATTCAATCTACAAAATCCAGATATCAGATTTATAATCATACAATACCTTCATTAAGGGAAAGACTGAGCGTTTGTTTCGAGTGTTATGGCTGCGATCATTCTCCATAAAGTATCGATCACCGAGCAGTTTTCGGCACTCGGCGGTTGCAGATGACAGACTCCGGTACTTACAGAGGGGAAAAAGAAACTTGTTTTGGGCCCGTCAAACCGGTTTATAACCTGACCCACTTCACCAAAAACCCAATTTGGCCCAAACCCGTTTGGACCCGACCTAACCCGCCAGTTCGTATACCAACTCAAAGTCTCGTTCTCTGAAACTGGTTTGGATCTAATCGATTTGAAAAATGTCAAAAACCGTCTTTTTTTTTTGGTCCCAAACCGGTTTGAACCTGACTGTAGATCGATTTGATAGTTTCAAACATTTTTCCTCCTAAACCGGTTTATAACCcgaactgttttttttttattgtcAATGTCTATTTTGGTGGTCAactttgtttatttttataatttcccCTTTTTTATTTCCTTAATAGATGTCACATACTCTCCTCTAGTTATGTTAAACGTAACAATTTACGCTGATGAGGCTAAAGTTTAACCATCATAAAAACTATTAAGTTCCTTTACAAACATCACGCCGTAGAGAATCCTCGTTAAAGTATTCTTCTTACATATACTTGTTCTCATGATGAAAGTTGGTCATAGGAAGAAGTCCTCTCTTTAATTGTGGTGATGCTAACAGTGATCTGTTTTGTAGTAATCCGGCTAGCTAGAGGTGTTTGAGGCTTATATTTGTTgagcatctacccagccaggaCCAATTCGTGACGGGAATTTGCCTCAACCGTCTAAATCACCATTTTCATCTTTCGATCTCACACATTGGATAATCTCCAATCATGTTTAAACTAACCCTTAAGATTGCTACAAGTTTAAAGCCACTAGTATAAGGCAAGGGTAAGTGAGTCCCGTTTATATAAATTAAACCTTTTTTAAAGTATACTCTCATAATTTAAAAGTATCGGGTATTTATGCCAAAGTTTAAAGAAGTGACCAATTAGATGTTATAGCTTAAACACAATTATTATATACACATTTGTATTTTTTATGTATTTTGCAAAATTTATAGCATTAATATGCAAAAAATGGAATAGTTTTTCCAGGTTAAACTATCTATGTTTGTGTCAACCTGCAAAGTCACGTGTTGTGTTGTGTTCGGGTTCATGTTTATGACGCAATTTTCGGGTTTGTATAAAGTTTTCGAGTTTGTGCCCGGTTCACCCGCAAGTCCAACCCATTTTGCATCTTAGTAAAAGAATGCAACAAACTAAAAGAGGGACACAACTTGTCGCATCCTTTGAACAAGTACAAGACACTGTACATATAATAACAAGATATCATTCCGCGTCACCACAAAACTTTAAGTATGGACTAAAAATCCACTTAACTTATCAAATGTAGGTTTAATTTATATAAGTGTAACTGTAAACAACACTACAACTTCAACTACTCTACAAGATAAAAACATTTGAAACATCAGTGTGACCAGATTTTGAAGATGAATGCGCAAAATCTTCAAGGGCTTTTCAAACAAACACAAAGAAAACCGCCAAACACGTTGACATTATAGTAAACAAAGAGAACCTTAAACGAGAGCTGGCGTTTGGAAGATACGGGTATGCATCAGGCGGTGGCATCACACAGTTATCACCGTTAAAATATATTCTTCGCGGAAAAGCCCAACCCTTTTCAAACGTGAAAGTCGATTTATCTTTACGGAATAGCAACTCCGACTGCACATTCCCCAACGGTCCAGCTTGATTCAGAAAATCGTTATAAAACTTAACCCCCCATAGCATAGCAGTATCATctgaaaacatttacaaaaatacgTTTAAACTAGCATTGTAACGGGTCATGAAATGATTTATAAGAATCCGAACTTACTTATAGAAGAATAAGGAGTCAACGGTTTGTAATTGAAACTGAAAATTTGAGTAAGGTTATCAAAGTTGGGGTGTTGAACGACTAAATTCCACTGGGAGTAATTCATCCTGTAGTTAAAATTTGTAATGGTGACCTTCACACGCCAATATTCCTTGTAATTAAGCTTCACGTGCCAGTGAACTCGAATCGGACACATGTGTTTTGTGCATTGAACCAGAGGTGTCAGGGTGTTTTTACCGGGGCCGTTCACGACCGAAGCTAGATACGGTGAGTGTGCGCTGCAAAAACAATTAACCCATTAATTGATTGCAATTACAAAAGCAAAGACCCAAAATAAATAAACGAAAGGGTAAAATGCCATTtgcgtccctgaggtttggccagttttgcgactttcgtccaaaggtttgttttttcgcatctggatccaaaaggtttgaaatcttgccattttcatccggctcgttaactccatccatttttctctattgatgcagggtttttttttttttgtctttttgttcacttaaagggcaattcagtctttttcactttatgtacaagcatttagcataatgtacaagtattcaaaagactgaattgccctttaagtgaacaaaaacgacaaaaatacgcctgacttaacaaagaaaaacggatggagttaacgagccggatgaaaatggcaagctttcaaaccttttggatccagatgcgagaaaacaaacctttggacgaaagtcgcaaaactggccaaacctcagggacacaagtggcattttactctatacgAAAACGAAACCTTACTCTACACAACTTCCAGGGTGAGTAATATTATTTTGGCATCCACATGTGCACGTAGGGCAGGGTACGATTGTCTCATTGTAGAAAGAAGATAAAGATACACAGCAAGTGGGAGTTTTCTGAGCCAAAAATTGTGAATATGTACATGTAACGTTCCATGTCACTGGCATAAAAAGATTACGGCATTAGACAGACAATTGTTTAACAGTTTAAGATAGTATACTTAAATAATTTACGAGCTTTGTATACTTACTCATAGCTTGGGTTACTCTTCTTCCGTCTGGAGTAATGAACT
Above is a window of Helianthus annuus cultivar XRQ/B chromosome 14, HanXRQr2.0-SUNRISE, whole genome shotgun sequence DNA encoding:
- the LOC110903864 gene encoding protein COBRA — encoded protein: MDYCFRSLTRLSVSTIVLAILLSSLSFTCTEAYDALDPNGNITIKWDIISWTPDGYVAVVTMYNFQQYRHISPPGWTLGWTWAKKEVIWSMMGSQTTEQGDCSKYKSAQPHCCKKTPTVVDLLPGTPYNQQIANCCKGGVINSWAQDPNNYASSFQVSVGAAGTTNKTVKPPKNFTLLAPGPGYTCGPAVVGKPTKFITPDGRRVTQAMMTWNVTCTYSQFLAQKTPTCCVSLSSFYNETIVPCPTCTCGCQNNITHPGSCVDAHSPYLASVVNGPGKNTLTPLVQCTKHMCPIRVHWHVKLNYKEYWRVKVTITNFNYRMNYSQWNLVVQHPNFDNLTQIFSFNYKPLTPYSSINDTAMLWGVKFYNDFLNQAGPLGNVQSELLFRKDKSTFTFEKGWAFPRRIYFNGDNCVMPPPDAYPYLPNASSRLRFSLFTIMSTCLAVFFVFV
- the LOC110903862 gene encoding protein trichome birefringence-like 19; the protein is MKSNPIELPTTTNGNLHKPLINTKHFILPITTLALLITIHLYVGNFSDHPLINPATPAGDSTGDDDKCNVFQGTWVFDDERETYYTNETKCIIDDRQNCMKYGRPDTDYLKWRWQPDKCDLPEFDAVEFLEAVRGKRLAFIGDSVGRNQMQSLVCMLASEAYPIDVTNINDTDTKRWVFPPYNFTLVAIWSPMLVTSRDPHPEKFSRNSLMNLYLDEPEEVWTSELDNIDIAIFSAGQWFFRPFMYYEKGELIGCHFCNQPNITEISLYDAYQRAYNTTFTTLLNHQNYTGLTFLRTFSPQHFENGEYNNGGNCVRTRPFTKQEMRLDGYKLMMYSTQVNAFKEAQKEAEQKGLKLRLMDTSNAMILRADGHPNHFGHPASDKKSFADCVHWCMPGPVDTWNEFLLEMLKMEGEGFIEKTYQRNTTKLNLR